The genomic region aaaaagctctgttcatatttattcatttgtacgAGAGGGAGATAtttagtgttttgttttcttatgcTTCTGGATTTACACTATCAGCTAATTCCGTTGATACATTAACCATGTTGTGTAAGCAGCTGTTCCCCTGAAGTATAGTGTTTGATCTTGCGGCTGCTTTCTCAGGTCCTGCTCAGGTTCCCATGATGTCTCCAAATGGTTCAGTGCCTCCAATATATGTGCCTCCTGGATACGTTTCACAGGTATTCATTCTGTTCTTTTACCAATCCAGTGTTTTGACTGACATCTTGTCGAACTCGGAATGTCTTTGAAATCTGCACTCAAGagcgcttttattttttattttctcatagATAATTGAAGAGAATGGAGTGCGGCGGGTTCTGGTTTTACCTCAGCAACCGGAGTTCCACCCTGGAGGCCACTCCCCTCTCCATCACCCTCCACCTCCGCCCCATGCCCACCTGTCTGCCTTCATCCCACACCCTGCCATGATGCCCCCACCGCCCCACTTGTACGCAGGCATAGCAGGGGGTGTTGGTGACATGAGTTCTCAATACATCTCTCAATACCATCCAGCTCATGTCTACTCAGAGCAGGGTGAGTGTGTGGCAGTGTCTGCGCCCCGGACACTTTATTTGCACAAGAATGTTAAATAAGCAAGGCCTGAGTCGGACTGTTTAATTTTTCAGTGTCTCGCTACCGCCTTGTTTATGTGCATGCCCTTTCTTATCAACTTGCTGGTTTGTCACTTTTGACCTGCTTCTCCggctgcctgtctctctctgcatACTCACGAATGCTCCCTGTATTTTCCTTCAGTCTCCGCGGAATCTCACCCCCAGCATGGACGACCCCAGTTTGTTCACAGAGATGACAGAACTAGCAAAACATTCGAGCGTCTacagaagaaactgaaggagcgTCAAGGAggtggcggaggaggaggtggcggcggaggaggaggaggaggaggggggcatGTTAAGGACAGTCCTCCCCCATCGCCTCAGAAGACTTGCAACAGCCCCTCAATGGTGGACATTCAGAATGGAGTTGGAGGGAAAGGGTCGGAGGCAGAGCAGGGACAGCTCACTCGTGCATTGGCCAGCCCAAACAAGCATACAGGCAGGGGCAAAAATAAAGAGTCAAGCGGTAAGGAGTTAAAGAGGAGAGGTTTGTGGAGGGTTTTAACAGAGCTAATATCAGGAGTGTTTTGCTCTCAGGTACCGGAATGGCGCCTCATTAGCGGCAGCAGCTGGTGGCAGTGACGGGACCAGCAACACTGCCAACATTACTCTTGATTACATGAACTCTCGCTGCTCATTAATCATTGAATTTAACAGTGCTTCTTTGCAGCCCCAGTGTATAATTAAGGAATTACTATTCATTTTGAAAGTGGAGGGGAAATATTCCACCTTTTGTTCTTCAAAAATGCAGTTTACCTCTGACACGTAGCATGGAAGCTGGTCGcctactataaaaaaaaaaatcatactgATGAAAAGGTATATTTCTGAATTTATGAGATGGGCATACAAACCTTTCTAagtatcaccccccccccccccccccccaattatcagtttgtttgtttagttaGTTAGTGCTGCATTTAATCAAAGTGAGATATTTAGGGGCTATCATTGGCTACATGTGCTTTGTACAGGCCTTCAGGATGATGATGTTGACGATATAAACACACAATCCAAAAACTTGAAAAATCCAGAATTTTGCATCTGATAATTGGCCATTCTGCCCATCATAGAGAGAATGATTGTTAAATTTTGCGCAAAAtctgttcaaaatgaaatgggtATGGTATTTGCCATGTGcaaattttgtttttcataaataCTGAATCTGTGTTTGTCTCCTCAGAGCTGGATAAGGAAGCTCTGGCCCTGCAAGCACTATTAAGTACCATCAGTAAACCAGTGGTTAGTATTTATGTCTGATCCCttgtttttcttcataaaattaataatatttgcctttgtcttcctcttctttcgcTTATTCGGATCCAGGGCAACATTCTTAAATGACTCAAGAATTACAAAAAAATCACAGCAGCAATGTGAATATATACAGAGGAGAATATCTGTTTTAAAATGGACAGAGTGGGAATGAGCTCTTGACAGAATCCTTTTGATCTCACAAAAGATGCCATTTCTTGGTCTGATATCCCTGTAAACATTGTAAAACCAGGGTGTTTTTGAAAGGTAATGGCTAGTAAATAAGCAAAGAATAGAGAAGGTTCAGCTTCAACAGAAAGTAGATTTTCCTTGTTTTGATTGCCATACAAGACTGTTAAAGAACGTGAACGTTTTTAGAGTTACATTTTTTTCTTGTGATAAATATATTGAACCTGGAAACGTGTTACAGCACCACCTTTTTTCTTTACTATAAAAATGACTTTTGACACTTTTCATGAGCTTTTGTTAGAAGTGCGCAGTCTCCCATTCCATGTCCACGTTTAATTGTGCTATGGAGGCTTGCTGGTTGGTGACCGGTGAAACTTTCATATGACAGGTGTCAGACATCCAGCCAAGAGGAGCAGCAGTGAGCTGGAGTGCACTCACCGAGCCCGAACGCGAGAACGGAAGTGTGGAGGATGACGGCAGCTCTCAGGAGCCCTTTAGCTATGAGGTTTCCATTTCATCCAGTGGCAAAGATGGAAAGTACAAGAGCTTGTACCGGTGAGTACTGGCTGCAAGATGCTAGTACAAGGCTGAAGGCCAATGGCTGTTTTACATAGAAATCTATTTGAAACAATACAAAAACTGTTTCCTTCCTTTGATGCAGTGGAGAAGAAGCAAGCGCGACTTTAGAAGACCTTCGACCAGCCACAGACTATCACTTAAGGTAACCCGCCGCTTGCTTTTgtcacctccgccgaggcgaggcggaggttatgtaatcgccggcatgtgtctgtccatccgtccgtctgctAGCAAGATGACTCGAAAatttctggatggatcttgaggaaattttcaggaaatttgGGGAATTTACaatttagtgatgatccagaagagatcctggattatggatcagtctGACATTttcttaacattgcagtcaatggagcttcaaaatgtgttcctcaatatctctgttgattatggaccgatgtttatggaatttgacagtcatgtagggtgagggcctctatctcaccactgaatttaatccggatcggattaaatatatttaattttaacattgaaaaccccatttacggattcaaaaatctgttacaaatacacatcatctctgattcacttttacttttcatggttggtgtataaagataccaagaacaatttagatcagcatgtggatggtgtaaatccaactaggaagggaatgagctgcttggcggaggtctgcgctctgagtgcttttctagttttcgcTGGTGTCGATGCACTGAGGAACACTTTTTCAATCACTTTGTTCTCCTCTCATTAGGGTCCAGGCCATGTGTAACGTTTTACAGGGAAGTCCGTCAGAGGCTGTGAGCTTTACCACTTTAAGCAGTGAACCAGATCCACCGAATCCTCCCAAAAAGGCCAGCGGGACCAAGAACTCACTTGTACTCCAGTGGAAGGTAAAAACAACAGGATGATGGATGAAGTTGGGATTTAAACCCATAGATTTAAAGGTGGAAGATAAGCAACAAAATCAACTGTTAAAGAAAGCATGTGAAAGTCAAAAACATTAAACCATAGTATTATTTGCCATAGCATCTTTTTGGAATATGTGATTATCATATAAATATCATTGTGGTATGGGAATTGTTTACTTATGACAAGTAGTAAGGCAAGTAAGTAGGAAACCCCAAACTGTCTGGGAAAAACAAAGTGTTTTAGGAATAAGATTCTGTTCTTCAACATTCCCTGAGGTACCAGATTATCATCTCTTCAGTATGTGCGCATTGGAAGCCACTGAGCATGCTCGTTAAACTTCAAAGAATATTGTGCGCAGTCGCGTTAGTTATTAGTAGAGCTGATGGTTGCTGCTTTGTAATTAACAGCAGTTATGGAAAATGTTTTGCAGTAAATGTTGAAAGAGGAATGATGGTAATTATGCCATCTAAAGGTCGTCCAAAGCCTCGTCTCTTCTGTGAAATGTTATCTTGTATGTGCGTGTCAGTTATATTTGCATGTTAAACTTCAAAGTATGATTTATTCACAGGCTCCATGTGACAATGGTTCAAAAATCCAAAACTACATTCTTCAGTGGGATGAGGTATTTATGACAATTATTAATACGAAGTTGTACAAATGTTAAGGTTGGCAATGGGCCCTGAGCCCATGTTGTTAATACAATATTTTCTTTCACAAATTGGGTAATCGCACGCCCTCCTTGCGACATCATTGCAAGATCTTTTTTGAGCATTTTACAACTGTCCCCATCCGAACATGTTTAAAACTTCCAaatcagtatatatatatatgaggtATAAATCAATGATGTTGATGAATTAAAACATATTACCATAGTTAAACACATCTCAAAGGATCAAGCAACGTGCACATTGTTTATCTTGAACAAACACTCTGAGCGTTTTGAGTGATTTCTCAGAACCAAAGACCTTTTAATTCTCTGAAGGGGAAGGGCACTGGGGCTTTTGAGCAGTGCTACTACGGACCCCAGAAGCAGTACAGAGTGACCAAGCTTTCACCAGCTTCAAGATACTCGTTCCGCCTTGCTGCCAAAAATGACATGGGTGCAAGGTAGGTGTTTTCACGGACTGGATTATTTCCTGGACGCATCCTCCCTGTTGTCCTTTTTTATGTCACTATTTCTTCCATTCACTGTCGCCatctgtgtgtacgtgtgtgtcccTCACTCTGTCTCCTGTCTCTTTCTTCCATTCTCTCccatcctctgtctctctctctgccctcccCAGCGAGTTCAGTGACGTGGTGGACCTGTTCACCTCATGCAGTGTGCCATTGCCACCCTTCCCTCCAGAGCTGGAGACGGCGGGGGTGACCTGGCTGTGTCTGAAGTGGCAGAGGCCCACTAGCTCTCCAAAGGAAGATGACATCTACTATATTTTGGAGATGGAGGCGGAAGGCTCGGTATGTCTTAGGCTGTCATagataagtttttttttttagattagaACTCCATCACAAGGATGAGTTCTTTGGACAGTGTTGCACGTCTTTGTTTGCAGTTCCTCTTCAGGCAGCATTAAGTATCTTATGCAAAAGCCTTCTTACAGTTTCTGTAATCATCAGATTAATAGAATTCCTTTTTCATGATTGATTGGCTGTATTCAGGTTTTGTTGTACATTGAAAGCCAAGCAAAataaattcttgtgtttttcttccGTGACATTTCATAAGTTTCTTTTTATTACGTCTTGTAACCTCTGTCTGTACAGAAAGGAGCTACCAGTAGATCAAGGAAAACAttaaaagtccccccccccccctgttccctGAAGCTGTCCGTCTCGCAGAccattttgtttcctgtgttttgttGCTAGTAATTTGGTAAGTCGTTGCTCACCTGgctgttttctttctctgccaTTTATCTTTGTCCTAGGGTTATGGCTTTCAGCCAAGCTACGATGGCGAAGAACTCTCTTGCAATGTCAAGAATCTCCACAGGAATACAAAGTACAAGTTTAGGGTAAGGCATCATAATCGCGATCTTTGCAATGTCTCACGCTGGCCATCCACGAGTTGAGACTGCAGTGGAGTGTGCTTGTTTCTGTGGAGGCAACACTTCAGTGCTGTTTTGACTGGCGGTCGCGTGACCAAGTTTAGGGACAGGCAAGCGCCTCTGTGTCCTGGTCACTGTCTCGCTCACTGTGTCTCAACTGTCTCTCGTTCTGATGCATTGTTTTTCTCCCGACTCTTCAGCCATTCACTTTTTAACGAATGACTTTTAGGTGGAGCCAAATTGAGGTTAtcacgtttttcttttctggtgtTTTGTTCCAGTTAAACGACGATCACCTGATTAAGCTTTGTACCGTTCCTCACCTCACATTAGCAGTTCCAGGAAGTCTAAAAAATTGAATGAACATCACACAGAAATCTTTAATTGGGCTGCAAACGACCTCTATGTAGCAATAGTTTCATTCAATGAGAAGCATAACACGTCAAACTGGCAGAGTTAATAATTTGGAAGCTTGAGCTTTTTAAGCTTTGGCATCTTGTTTCTCTTATTCTCTTTTAGCGCTTTCCCTCAGACGCTTCTGCTTTCAGCTGCTTCTTTAAGGGGCATTCACACTCATGGAAATACCCATTTTGGTTTTAGGTGAGGGGTAGAATGACTCACTTGTGGTGATGACTGTGTTTATGAATACTACATTGATTAGCCACATTGTCATTGAACAGTGGAAAGTCCGAGACAGCAAGGTAGGAAATGGTAGGAATGAGGAACGCATGTGAGCACACAGTCGTACCGACTTAACAGACACGGAGCAGAGGAACACACTCAGTTTacaatgtttgtatttatttgttcgGACCCCTCGGTCTACTTTCATCATGAGTCCTCGGTTTTTCTTACTGGATGACGACCAGCTTCCATTTCCTCCGGTAGTCAagcatgtgctgctgctgttgttgtttttttcaagtTACTCTGCGGCAATTTTCCTCTGGGATCAATGCAGTGATATCTTCCagctaaaaaagaaatgcattataAGTTTATTCCTacactgcatatatatatatatgtcatgACTTGAATGCATATTGTCTGTACTTTGACTGATTGGTGGTTATTCTAGTTATTTTCCAGCAGTAAGAGATGAGAACAATTATTCTTTCTCTTCATGCAGTGCTTAAGGATCGGAACGCATATCCATGCGTAGACTGAAGCTTTGTATTCATTTCTAGAAAAGTATATCACCCAAGCAATCCACCATATTCCATATTCCATATTAGTCACTCAAGACTTCCGCTCTCATTTCCAATCTTCCAGCTGTGCAGTGGGAATGCAGCGTGGGCGCTGTGTACGTTTctcttgattcgttttataaatTTACTACTTGGCTGGCTTTCAGAGATTTCCATGTATAATTGCAGATGTGCAACACTAAAATGCACCCACAGCTTATCGCAGTGACATGAAATGTATCCTGAGAGGCCTGCAGCTGAATTGTCTGTGGTCATTTTAGTTGCAGGCAGGAAGTGTTCATCTCAGAGCCCTTCATTCTCTGTGCCCGAGTATAATCGTGGTCTGCTAACAAGAAACGCTCTGATCTTTACCGACTTGCCCTCATTTACTATCTATACAAACATTAGCCAATATTCTGTCATTTGTCCAGGTGGCTGCGTACAACTCAGAGGGCAAGAGTAACCCGAGCCAGGTGGTGGAGTTCATCACAAACCCAGACAAACccggcgccccctgcaggcctgTCATCAAAGGAAGAGTCCTGCCCACGAGCTTCAAGATGGCCTGGGGTGAGAGCTCCCCTCTTTCTGTTCAAAGCCTTTAGTCTTGCACGCTGTTGATGTTCTTAAAAGGCCGGTTTACAATTTGACTTTTCTCACGGCACATTGCCTGACCGTAGATGAAATAGAAGGCACTTCAAGTCGTCTGCAGTAGATGAATGATCGTTATTTTCCTCATCCAGACATCGGCATCAATCCTTCCTAAATCTCACTCGTCAAACATGTCAGCCACAGCTTGCACTTTGATTCTAGTTctcaacaagaaaaaaagatcTGACTGCGGCTCTGAAAACCTCAACATAAATTCCCTCTCGGTTTCCTCTGCAGTCGCTTTCAAAGCCACATTGTAGTGAAACACACTTCCTCTACTTCTACGTCTTATACTTATGAATGAGGCTGTGATGTTTTCAGACGCAGCAAGTTTGCATTTACACTATTTTACTTTCTGAAAAGAACATATTTTGTGTAGATTTCTAGATGCAGCAAAACTACGCTTCATGCTATTATCTGACTTCCTCGTTGTGTAATTTGATAATGATCAATTTTCTTGTCTGTTATTTAGAGCCCCCGAAAGATGATGGTGGAGCAGAAGTCACAGATTATGTTGTGGAGCTGTCTGAGGGCTTGAGTGGTAATTTCAAAATggctataataaaaaatgtttattgAAATTTTGAGTCGTGTTTTGAGCATTATAAATAAcgtgtattttaaatgtgtttgttcctAGGCTTGTCATGGGTGCGTGTTTACTCAGGGCTCGCTAAAGAGCATGTGTGTGAAGGCTTGAAACCTGGCTGCTCCTACCAGGCGCGTGTTTCCTGCACAAGCGAGGGTGGGCCGAGCCCGGTGAGTCATTCGTTATCGCCACGGGAAGAAATCATCTGACCGGTTCCCGTTTTATTGGAAATTGAAAGGCTTTTCAATATAGCGCCTGTTGTCTTTCTTATAATGTGAATGAATTAGTGCCAAGATGACTAATAAACAAGATGGTCACTCAGTACCTTCTAATGACATTAAAacatgatccagatcacaaatAAAAAGCCTAACTTCTCATTAATAAACTAGAAGAGCACTCGGCGAGTACAACCCTCtgccaaacagctcattccgGACCCCTTTGACTCTGAATttgttgagtgaattgaatgcatattttacaagataaagcctccattataactAAATGGAAATATCctgatatttttttgtattcagaGGTATCTACccgtttctttttatttattttattaaatcacGATAATTGCCgcattccggatccgatccagatgaaattctgtggtgaCATAAAggtccccatcctacatgattctgtcagattccataaatatctatcaataatcaaccgagatattgaggaacaattttttgaagctacattaactgcaatgttaacaaaaatgtcaaggTGATTCAAATTCCATGGTTTCTTCTTGATCAGgcccaaaatgtaatcatctgttcctggtaacattcccaacattccatGAGAATTTTGTCAAGATCCGACTGtagctttttgagttatcttgctgccaatcagacagacggacaagcgctggcaaaaacataacaaaATTATTGCTACTGCCCTTCTATGTGGACAATTTTTAAATCGAGAAGAGTCTTACTTGCTGCAAACCTCCTACCATGTTTCATAAAAACCTGTCTGGTAGTTAATGCATAAAAGCTTGATATATTTAAGAATGCAAAAAAGGAAGCtgccagtttgtgtttttgtcctggGACACTTAATTTGGTGTGTTGTTCCCCACTGCAAGCTGTCGGAGACCCTGCAGGTACAGACTCCCGCAGTGCCCCCAGGATTATGCCTGCCCCCTCGGCTAGTCGGCAAGTCCAAAGCCAGGGAGGTACAGCTGCGCTGGGGTGAGTCATTCCCCTCTCTGAGATCTGTATGGGATGTATTCTCACTTCTGGTGATGCAAATGTCTTTTGTCTAGTATTTGTCTTTGTatatttattgttgtatttgttCTTGGAAAGCTAATTTTAAAGTGTACTCCACTTATAAATACCGGTTCCCTGAATTACACAGGACCCCCTCAGGTAGACGGCGGCAGCCCAGTGTCCTGCTACATCGTGGAACTGAGTGGGCAGCAGTCTGAGGAGAGCAGAGAGGTTTACCAGGGTCCAGAGCTGGACTGCTCTGTGGGAGGTTTGATGCCTGGGAAAACCTACAGCTTCCGGCTCAAGGCAGCGAACAAGGCCGGGGTGAGCAGCGTGTCGGCATTGATCCATCAATAAAAAGAGCGGTtgcttttctgctgcttttaagCATTTCTCATCAAATTAAAagtcttctttttctctcgTTTGAATgaaatttgttttgctttgcaaaTAGTTCGGAGCCCTTTCAGAACGCTGCGAGGTTACGACTGGCCCTGGGGCCCCGGATCAGTGTAAGGCTCCCTCCACCACATGCAAATCCCCCAGCTGTGTTGTTGTGAGCTGGGAGGTAAGACGTCGTCTGATAGCAAATCATAAAACATGCACACAAGTCATTACTTTGAACCGTGATATCAACTTAAGTGTTGATGAGCTTTCTCATTGCGTTTGTCTTCTAGGCCCCGCCTTGTAATGGCGCTCAGGTGACAGAGTTTCGTCTGGAGTGGGGAGCTGCTGAGGGCTGCATGCAGGTGTGCTACAATGGTTCTGCGCTCAGCCACGAAATGAAGGGGCTGCTGCCTGCAACGAGCTACTTCTGCCGAGTGCAGGTGAGCACCAAGAACCTCGCTGGTTTGTTTTCTGGCATGAGGCTCTTCTCACATAAGCTGGACTTGGATGACTGACTCGGCGATGGTTACTGAGGACGCCATTGATAGCGGGCTCAACTGTTAGCCGCAGCCCTCGTGACGTGGTATAAGCAACTATCGATTAACTAATTTGATTTATCGAGTAATTAGATAAAAATACGTTAAagtgtttcagaatatttttaagAGGTATAAAACAAACGAATGTTAATGCTtgcaataacatttattttgaactgcACCCTCATTAGCATTAAGTCACGAGCAGTTAatgcaaaaaatgaaaataaaaccagagtGTTTCACGGCTGAGCGTAAACGCTACGAGTGCTGCCGGTGACTCCAACAGCTGACTCTTGTGCTTTGCCTTTGTGCAGGCTGTGAATGTGGCTGGCGTGGGGCCCTTCAGCGAGGCAGTGTTGTGCCAGACTCCCTGCTCTGTGCCTGCAGGTGTCAGCAACATATATGCGCTGAAGGAGTCCGAGCTGCAGGGGTCCGAGAGTCAAGCTGAcgcagatgaagaggaagacgaagatgCTGAATCTCCCTCGCCACAATTCTATTCTCCCTCTACCTGTCTGGGCATTTGCTGGGACCCCCCGTGTGATCACGGGTCTGAGATCACGTCCTACTTGATTGACTTTGGAGAGCGCCAGCCCACTGCTGTCGGTCCCGTCACCAAACACGTCATCCAGCACCTGCAGCCCGACACCAGCTACAGGTGGGCGCTTCCTCAGCCTCACGTCAAAACGTTCCAGACAGGAGCTGCCATGAGTcgtaaacatatatatataaaatgcaaatcagaTAAACACACTCCACATCATGCTTGTGCTGGGGTCCGGTCAAAGGGGAAAACTGAAGCACAACGTACTTCGTTACATTTCTATTTCCAAGGTATTTTTAATAGGACTGGTCGCTGTCTCTGAGACGGCGTGGATGTCGAGCTGTTATGATGCCATTTTGCTTTTCACAAACCTGCCATGGCTGCACTTCCCAGGCTGTGATTCAGGATTATGAACATTGCTCATTAGTACTGGAATATTTTCTTGAAGGTtttgagctaaaaaaaaaaaaaaaaaggctagcATTTCAAGAATTGTGTGACAAGATGGGCTGTTGTGTATACTTGAGTGTTATAAAAGAATGGACCTTACTTATTTGCCGTTAGTCAAATTATACATGGGCTTCAGCAAAACATTTCAGGCAGTGTCGCCTGATGATATAAATGATACTGAAGCAAAGGCTGCGATTGAACTGAACTGGGTAAACGTGTTCACAGCAAAACGGTGTCAAGATGTAGTATTTACAGATCATTACTACAGGCTGAACACCAGCATCGACTAATAAAACCAAATACTGTCAATGCCCCTTTGATCGTCCCTGCAGTGTTCCAACTTTCCGatgtacagtggtacctcagcttacgaatttaatccgttccgggactaacctcgtaacgtgaaaacttcgtaagtcgagacgcattttgaatgtaaatgcactaatccgttccaagccccgcaaaagtattgtaacggttcatgttttaggagtgttcattattcctacgctgcag from Brachionichthys hirsutus isolate HB-005 chromosome 11, CSIRO-AGI_Bhir_v1, whole genome shotgun sequence harbors:
- the fndc3a gene encoding fibronectin type-III domain-containing protein 3A — protein: MADHTPPLESGQLLSPELPILASPPPPAMVNGEGPQQVILVQVNPGEAFTIRREDGQFQCITGPAQVPMMSPNGSVPPIYVPPGYVSQIIEENGVRRVLVLPQQPEFHPGGHSPLHHPPPPPHAHLSAFIPHPAMMPPPPHLYAGIAGGVGDMSSQYISQYHPAHVYSEQVSAESHPQHGRPQFVHRDDRTSKTFERLQKKLKERQGGGGGGHVKDSPPPSPQKTCNSPSMVDIQNGVGGKGSEAEQGQLTRALASPNKHTGRGKNKESSELDKEALALQALLSTISKPVVSDIQPRGAAVSWSALTEPERENGSVEDDGSSQEPFSYEVSISSSGKDGKYKSLYRGEEASATLEDLRPATDYHLRVQAMCNVLQGSPSEAVSFTTLSSEPDPPNPPKKASGTKNSLVLQWKAPCDNGSKIQNYILQWDEGKGTGAFEQCYYGPQKQYRVTKLSPASRYSFRLAAKNDMGASEFSDVVDLFTSCSVPLPPFPPELETAGVTWLCLKWQRPTSSPKEDDIYYILEMEAEGSGYGFQPSYDGEELSCNVKNLHRNTKYKFRVAAYNSEGKSNPSQVVEFITNPDKPGAPCRPVIKGRVLPTSFKMAWEPPKDDGGAEVTDYVVELSEGLSGLSWVRVYSGLAKEHVCEGLKPGCSYQARVSCTSEGGPSPLSETLQVQTPAVPPGLCLPPRLVGKSKAREVQLRWGPPQVDGGSPVSCYIVELSGQQSEESREVYQGPELDCSVGGLMPGKTYSFRLKAANKAGFGALSERCEVTTGPGAPDQCKAPSTTCKSPSCVVVSWEAPPCNGAQVTEFRLEWGAAEGCMQVCYNGSALSHEMKGLLPATSYFCRVQAVNVAGVGPFSEAVLCQTPCSVPAGVSNIYALKESELQGSESQADADEEEDEDAESPSPQFYSPSTCLGICWDPPCDHGSEITSYLIDFGERQPTAVGPVTKHVIQHLQPDTSYRIRIQALSSLGAGPFSHSFKLKTKPLPPHPPRLECTAFSHQTLRLKWGDGPPKASTSEALQYQLQMGDRSGRFLSLYKGPCHTHKVQRLNESTSYTFRIQAFNEAGEGPFSTVYTFATPRSPPAPVKAPKVERLDDNSCEVAWEALLPMKGDPILYALQCMMGNSEFKQAYKGSATSFHVQNLQASSDYRFRVCAIRQCQDAPELSGPYSPTVTLSPQRNDAAMGSGPAGSGSRAAAESSRARRSLTDEQCAFLLLMVFAVIAILIAFVIQYFVIK